The proteins below are encoded in one region of Peribacillus muralis:
- a CDS encoding DUF871 domain-containing protein: MGKLGISIYPEHSTVAKDMEYIALAHKYGFKKIFTCLLSVEGDKEKIMKDFKETISFANQLNMEVMVDIAPRVFGTLGISYDDLSFFSELGAYGIRLDMGFTGNEESIMTHNPYDLKIEINMSNATNYLDNIMNYKPKKGNLVGSHNFYPHRYAGLSYSHFVKCCQTFKKHNIRTAAFISSQAATFGPWPITEGLCTLEMHRELASATQAKHLFATGLIDDVIIANAYASEAELKQLSLLNSGLLTFNVDLHETITDLEKKIVLEEFHFYRGDVSDYLIRSTQSRVKYKNEEFKPTFTPDIKRGDLLIENELYGQYKGELQIALKDMKNSGKTNVVGRITEEEIFLLDHLEPWGKFQFSLN; the protein is encoded by the coding sequence ATGGGCAAACTAGGTATTTCCATCTACCCAGAACATTCAACCGTAGCAAAAGACATGGAATACATTGCATTGGCACATAAGTACGGTTTCAAAAAGATTTTTACTTGCCTGCTATCCGTTGAAGGCGATAAAGAGAAAATCATGAAGGATTTCAAAGAAACGATCAGCTTTGCCAACCAATTGAATATGGAAGTGATGGTGGATATTGCGCCGCGGGTTTTTGGAACTCTGGGCATTTCTTACGACGACCTATCATTTTTTTCTGAATTAGGTGCATATGGAATTAGGCTGGATATGGGCTTTACAGGGAATGAAGAATCGATCATGACACATAACCCATATGATTTGAAAATTGAAATAAACATGAGCAATGCAACGAATTATCTGGATAATATCATGAATTACAAACCGAAAAAAGGTAACTTGGTTGGATCACACAACTTCTATCCTCATCGTTATGCAGGATTGAGCTATTCACATTTTGTGAAATGCTGTCAAACCTTCAAAAAACATAACATTCGCACGGCAGCCTTCATTAGCTCACAAGCGGCCACGTTTGGCCCTTGGCCTATAACAGAGGGGCTATGTACTTTGGAGATGCACCGGGAATTAGCGAGTGCTACACAAGCGAAGCACCTGTTTGCAACTGGATTAATAGATGATGTAATCATTGCAAATGCCTATGCATCTGAAGCGGAATTGAAACAGCTTAGCTTGCTGAATAGTGGATTGTTAACATTCAATGTGGATCTTCATGAAACGATAACGGATTTAGAGAAAAAAATCGTCTTGGAAGAATTTCATTTTTACCGTGGAGATGTGTCCGATTATCTTATTCGTTCGACTCAATCTCGCGTCAAGTATAAGAATGAGGAATTTAAACCGACATTCACGCCGGATATTAAACGCGGAGACCTTTTAATCGAAAATGAGCTGTACGGACAATATAAAGGTGAATTGCAGATTGCCTTGAAGGATATGAAAAACTCAGGAAAAACGAACGTAGTGGGCCGTATCACTGAGGAGGAAATTTTCCTTTTGGATCATTTGGAGCCATGGGGTAAATTTCAATTCAGTTTGAATTAG
- a CDS encoding PTS lactose/cellobiose transporter subunit IIA — translation MSTELNNNEMEIFEIISHSGNARSLAFEALSEAEEFNFEKADELVKQVQEELNLAHKTQTKLIQAELNGVPSEKTLLMIHAQDHLMTALSEQKLIEHMIRIIKKLSPQQ, via the coding sequence ATGTCAACTGAACTGAACAATAACGAAATGGAAATCTTCGAAATCATATCACATAGCGGAAATGCGAGAAGCCTGGCATTTGAAGCCTTATCGGAAGCGGAAGAATTTAATTTTGAAAAAGCGGATGAATTGGTTAAACAAGTTCAGGAAGAATTGAATTTGGCTCATAAAACACAAACGAAGCTAATTCAAGCTGAATTGAACGGAGTTCCAAGTGAAAAGACTTTATTGATGATTCATGCGCAAGATCACCTGATGACGGCATTGAGTGAACAAAAGTTGATTGAACATATGATTCGGATCATAAAAAAATTATCCCCACAACAGTAA
- a CDS encoding MurR/RpiR family transcriptional regulator, whose amino-acid sequence MHVENILLRIESLLNQLPKSERKIAQYILEHPKDIVRMTIHELAAHADASSSAVTRFCRSIKVNSFSELKVSLSSLISQPEKKGFHDIEPDETIASIKDKIVSNSVQAIQETAHYLDEAILDQIVETMRVADVIYVYGLGASWLIAEDITQKWLRLGKIVSANQDPHITATALAAASKNTVFFCISNSGETEEVLQLVDIAKAYGIKTIGLSRLGDNGLTKKVDMPLQHVRAPEAKFRSAATSSLFAQLLTVSIIFYAYVSKYYNENKNGIERSRESVLKFTKRNKETPEK is encoded by the coding sequence ATGCACGTCGAGAATATTTTATTGAGAATTGAAAGTCTACTGAATCAGTTGCCAAAATCAGAAAGAAAAATCGCCCAATATATTTTAGAACACCCAAAGGATATCGTAAGAATGACCATTCATGAATTAGCTGCTCACGCCGATGCCAGCAGTTCTGCTGTAACAAGGTTTTGCCGTTCCATAAAAGTCAACAGTTTTTCAGAACTAAAGGTATCTTTATCATCGCTTATTTCGCAACCGGAAAAAAAAGGCTTCCATGACATAGAACCTGACGAAACGATCGCCTCCATTAAAGATAAAATCGTTTCCAACTCCGTTCAGGCCATACAAGAAACAGCACACTATTTGGATGAAGCCATCCTTGATCAAATAGTCGAAACCATGAGGGTAGCTGATGTCATTTATGTTTATGGCCTGGGGGCTTCATGGCTCATCGCGGAGGATATCACACAGAAATGGCTACGATTGGGCAAAATCGTAAGTGCAAATCAAGATCCTCATATTACGGCGACAGCGCTTGCGGCAGCATCAAAAAATACCGTTTTTTTCTGTATTTCCAATAGTGGTGAAACCGAAGAAGTCCTGCAGCTTGTTGATATCGCTAAAGCTTATGGCATTAAAACGATTGGATTATCGCGTTTGGGCGACAATGGGTTAACGAAAAAAGTCGATATGCCTTTACAGCATGTACGTGCACCGGAGGCTAAATTCCGAAGTGCAGCAACAAGCTCGTTGTTCGCACAACTTTTAACGGTCAGCATTATTTTCTATGCGTATGTTTCAAAATATTATAACGAAAATAAAAATGGGATTGAACGTTCAAGGGAATCTGTCTTGAAATTCACGAAAAGAAATAAGGAAACGCCGGAAAAGTGA
- a CDS encoding N-acetylglucosamine kinase, whose protein sequence is MKYIIGVDGGGTKTEAVAYGLAGHKISEGNAGFGNLLINEDQAIANIIQAIEQCKASIDDGICLYICLGLAGYGGVKNQQVLKSALKKAFDIPFTIVNDGIIAHAALLKGNDGVLTISGTGAVSIGIHDGAEEMAGGWGHLLGDEGSGYWIAMKAFINMTKQEDEGLEHSQLTEAILTKLGYRSVGELKKFIYSATKAEIAAYVPFIVKQADSGDEFSKNILIQAGYHLAKNALDVCRKLNVGENVTIAIKGSILTHIPTVRSSFFNHIKLEKPEVTFIVDEVSSTLGCYYIALNHIT, encoded by the coding sequence ATGAAGTATATTATCGGTGTTGATGGTGGCGGCACTAAAACAGAGGCAGTCGCTTATGGGCTAGCGGGGCATAAAATAAGTGAAGGCAATGCCGGGTTTGGCAACCTGCTCATAAATGAAGACCAAGCGATTGCGAACATCATCCAGGCCATTGAACAATGCAAGGCTTCAATTGATGATGGAATCTGCCTTTACATTTGCTTAGGATTAGCGGGATATGGTGGGGTGAAAAACCAACAAGTCCTAAAAAGTGCATTAAAGAAGGCATTCGATATCCCCTTTACGATCGTTAATGATGGAATCATTGCCCATGCTGCCTTATTAAAAGGAAATGATGGGGTATTGACGATTTCAGGAACCGGAGCTGTAAGTATCGGCATCCATGATGGTGCCGAAGAAATGGCTGGAGGCTGGGGTCATCTCCTTGGAGACGAAGGAAGCGGCTATTGGATAGCGATGAAGGCTTTTATCAACATGACAAAACAAGAAGACGAAGGTCTGGAACATAGCCAACTAACGGAGGCGATCCTGACAAAACTGGGCTATCGAAGTGTAGGGGAATTGAAAAAATTCATCTATTCCGCAACGAAAGCCGAAATTGCCGCATATGTTCCGTTCATTGTCAAACAAGCGGATTCAGGTGATGAGTTCTCAAAAAATATTCTTATTCAGGCAGGTTATCACCTTGCAAAGAACGCCCTCGATGTTTGCAGGAAGTTAAATGTTGGAGAGAATGTTACAATTGCAATAAAAGGCAGCATTCTCACCCATATCCCAACGGTCCGAAGCTCCTTTTTCAATCATATTAAACTTGAAAAACCAGAAGTGACCTTTATCGTGGATGAGGTTTCATCTACGCTGGGCTGCTATTACATAGCGTTGAATCATATTACTTAA